In one window of Synechococcus sp. M16CYN DNA:
- a CDS encoding IMS domain-containing protein, with amino-acid sequence MDLPIDHFRLLGVSPTADAASILHRLQSRCDSPPDQGFTHEALLKRNDLLHRSADLLTDQKARSEYESTLLRSSKSHPNEAVGLNLPASSEVAGLILLWEAHGALEAFQIASHGLQLQPSRVPILDSGRQTDLTLVAALACRDAALEEQGKRRYEAAAQLLLDGIQLQQRMGKLPEQQRVLERELEALLPFRILDLISRNLSDRASHQQGLTLLDQLVSRRGGLNAKGKPSATDGSDSGELMTQEDFESFFQQVRRFLTVQEQIDLFGRWSERGEIEAGFLTVLALTAAGFSCRKPERLEQARELLQLFPASALDPMPLLGCLELLLGNVRKADHHFAATCAPDIQAWLAKHANDSLAAQCEYCRTWLKCDVLPGYRDVDVTAVDLDAWFADRDVKDYVDRLDQQSSRQLIFDTSFLPCKAKTDLDPTASKVNSEFSPNAVELETPVLSLLRWSPFLRSLLMKGATLVVAIAAISGALALMSGKRFGVPRSASLVKNKSTLLDPEYGLNQRRVELRPGQPAVTAPLVVLPLTSDTPSERQLRGLIQRWLNAKAEFLSGKNADVAAVARDRLVQLVQAERMSDAAASHSKMINASVTTFDVVSRTARRIKLKAQVAYSDKTIDNLGKIVNQTPARTLAITYVLGRDDGQWKLYEYIPDT; translated from the coding sequence TTGGATTTGCCCATTGATCATTTCCGACTGCTGGGTGTCAGTCCCACAGCTGACGCGGCGTCGATACTGCATCGTTTACAAAGCCGTTGTGATAGCCCGCCAGATCAGGGTTTTACCCATGAAGCCCTGCTCAAGCGCAACGACTTGTTGCATCGTTCGGCCGATTTATTGACCGATCAGAAAGCACGAAGCGAGTACGAGTCGACTCTTCTTCGGTCTAGCAAATCTCACCCCAATGAGGCAGTTGGACTTAATCTTCCAGCAAGCAGCGAAGTGGCGGGGTTAATTCTCCTTTGGGAGGCTCACGGTGCTCTGGAGGCTTTCCAGATAGCCAGTCATGGACTCCAACTCCAACCGTCTCGAGTACCTATTCTCGATAGTGGACGACAAACGGACCTAACACTTGTTGCAGCATTAGCTTGTCGCGATGCCGCTTTGGAAGAACAGGGAAAACGTCGTTATGAAGCGGCAGCACAACTTTTATTGGATGGAATCCAACTGCAGCAGCGTATGGGCAAGCTGCCTGAACAGCAGCGCGTCTTAGAAAGAGAGCTTGAGGCATTGCTGCCGTTCAGAATTTTGGATTTAATCAGTCGCAATCTCAGTGATCGGGCGTCGCATCAGCAGGGACTGACCTTGCTAGACCAGCTAGTTAGCCGCCGCGGTGGTTTAAATGCCAAGGGCAAACCGAGTGCCACCGATGGATCAGATAGCGGTGAATTGATGACTCAAGAGGATTTTGAATCGTTCTTTCAACAGGTTCGTCGCTTTCTGACGGTTCAAGAGCAAATCGATTTGTTTGGTCGTTGGTCTGAGAGGGGCGAAATAGAAGCCGGTTTTTTGACTGTTCTCGCACTTACCGCAGCGGGTTTCTCCTGCCGTAAGCCCGAACGCCTTGAGCAGGCAAGGGAGCTGTTGCAACTTTTTCCGGCCTCAGCGCTCGATCCGATGCCCTTACTGGGTTGTCTAGAGTTATTGCTTGGCAATGTTCGCAAAGCAGACCATCATTTCGCGGCGACCTGTGCACCTGATATACAGGCTTGGCTTGCCAAGCATGCAAACGACAGCTTGGCAGCGCAGTGTGAATACTGTCGAACGTGGCTCAAGTGCGATGTTTTGCCAGGGTATCGCGATGTGGATGTAACCGCTGTTGACTTAGATGCTTGGTTCGCCGATCGCGATGTAAAGGACTATGTTGATCGACTTGATCAGCAGAGTTCACGCCAGCTCATCTTCGACACATCGTTTTTGCCTTGTAAGGCGAAAACTGATTTAGATCCGACAGCATCAAAGGTGAATTCGGAGTTTTCCCCAAATGCAGTTGAGCTAGAGACTCCTGTCCTTTCTCTATTGCGCTGGTCCCCCTTCTTGCGCTCGTTATTAATGAAGGGCGCCACACTTGTTGTCGCTATCGCTGCAATCAGCGGGGCACTCGCGCTAATGTCAGGTAAAAGATTTGGGGTACCTCGGTCTGCCTCATTGGTCAAAAATAAATCAACTTTACTTGATCCAGAATATGGTTTAAATCAACGGCGGGTCGAGCTTCGACCAGGTCAACCCGCTGTGACTGCCCCACTGGTGGTACTACCGCTCACCAGTGATACTCCCTCAGAGAGGCAGTTAAGAGGTCTAATCCAGAGGTGGCTAAATGCCAAAGCCGAATTCCTATCCGGAAAAAATGCTGATGTTGCGGCAGTAGCTCGTGACAGGCTTGTGCAGCTGGTGCAGGCAGAGCGCATGTCTGATGCGGCTGCAAGCCATAGCAAGATGATCAATGCTTCAGTGACAACATTTGATGTTGTGAGCAGAACGGCTCGAAGGATCAAGTTAAAGGCCCAGGTTGCCTATTCTGATAAAACTATTGACAACTTGGGCAAGATCGTTAACCAGACCCCTGCCAGGACTCTAGCTATCACCTATGTGTTGGGACGTGACGATGGCCAGTGGAAATTGTATGAATACATTCCCGATACGTGA
- the pdhA gene encoding pyruvate dehydrogenase (acetyl-transferring) E1 component subunit alpha: MGEYPAVDTAPVSTANPGSHSERLSNLVTSQRAIVDRDTGLRLYRDMVLGRRFEDKCAEMYYRGKMFGFVHLYNGQEAVCSGVIGVMKRQYDWFCSTYRDHVHALSAGVPAREVMSELFGKETGCSKGRGGSMHLFSREYHLLGGFAFIGEGVPVALGSAFASRYKRDALGDASSNAVTAAFFGDGTCNNGQFFECLNMAQLWKLPILFVVENNKWAIGMAHDRATSDPEIWRKAASFGMAGEEIDGMDVLAVRAAAQRAIARARAGEGPTVLECLTYRFRGHSLADPDELRSEQEKQFWARRDPVKIFERDLTESGLVKNGDLRAIDKEVDEVIADCVEFALSAPEPDPSELTKYIWAEE; encoded by the coding sequence ATGGGTGAGTACCCTGCGGTCGATACCGCTCCTGTCAGCACGGCAAATCCCGGTTCCCATTCCGAACGTCTTTCAAACCTTGTGACATCTCAGCGAGCCATCGTTGATCGCGACACGGGCCTGAGGCTATATCGCGATATGGTTCTGGGTAGGCGTTTCGAAGACAAATGTGCCGAAATGTATTACCGGGGCAAAATGTTTGGCTTTGTGCATCTATACAACGGACAAGAGGCTGTCTGTAGCGGCGTTATTGGTGTGATGAAGCGCCAATACGATTGGTTTTGCAGCACTTACCGAGATCACGTCCATGCCCTAAGCGCTGGCGTTCCAGCACGTGAGGTTATGAGCGAACTTTTTGGCAAAGAAACAGGTTGCAGTAAGGGCCGTGGCGGCTCGATGCACCTATTTTCTAGAGAGTACCATCTCTTGGGTGGATTTGCTTTTATTGGGGAGGGGGTTCCCGTAGCGCTTGGCTCAGCCTTTGCCAGTCGTTATAAACGCGATGCCCTTGGTGACGCTTCAAGTAATGCGGTTACGGCTGCATTCTTTGGAGATGGAACATGCAACAACGGTCAGTTTTTCGAATGCTTAAATATGGCCCAGCTCTGGAAACTGCCAATTCTTTTTGTTGTTGAGAATAACAAGTGGGCCATCGGTATGGCACATGATCGTGCCACCAGCGATCCTGAGATTTGGCGTAAAGCTGCTTCATTCGGCATGGCTGGAGAAGAGATCGATGGTATGGACGTCCTCGCTGTACGAGCTGCCGCTCAGCGAGCGATTGCGCGGGCGCGCGCTGGTGAAGGTCCTACCGTTCTCGAGTGTCTCACTTATAGATTTCGTGGTCATTCCCTGGCCGATCCTGATGAATTGCGCTCAGAACAGGAAAAGCAATTTTGGGCGCGACGCGATCCTGTGAAGATCTTTGAGCGTGATCTCACAGAATCAGGTTTAGTGAAAAACGGTGACCTACGGGCAATTGACAAGGAAGTAGATGAGGTGATTGCGGATTGTGTGGAGTTTGCTCTCTCAGCCCCTGAACCTGATCCTTCAGAATTGACTAAATATATTTGGGCTGAGGAATAA
- a CDS encoding sigma-70 family RNA polymerase sigma factor — MVSTASKPLETQRRRSSDPVNWYLASIGRIPLLTPAEEIELGNHVQAMIALTEDGSREFEADELTNQQRRVLRIGRRAKERMMKANLRLVVSVAKKYQGKGLELLDLIQEGSLGLERAVEKFDPTRGYKFSTYAFWWIRQSMTRAIACQSRTIRLPIPLSERLTTISKVSLDLAHKLGAMPSRVEISEAMDIPLEELDSLLRQALTTSSLDAPVNGEEGRSFVGDLIADSSVDEPLDIVEQRIHHEQLGRWLSHLSEQERGVLRLRFGLEGNERHTLAEIGRLMDVSRERVRQLELKALRKLRNLTRRLPSGI; from the coding sequence ATGGTTTCCACAGCTTCTAAGCCGCTCGAGACACAGCGTCGTCGCAGCAGCGATCCCGTAAATTGGTACCTGGCATCCATCGGGAGAATTCCTCTGCTGACGCCAGCGGAAGAAATCGAGTTAGGCAACCACGTCCAAGCTATGATAGCCCTCACGGAGGACGGATCACGAGAATTTGAGGCCGATGAGCTAACAAATCAGCAACGTCGGGTGTTGCGAATTGGGCGTCGAGCCAAAGAACGGATGATGAAAGCTAATCTCCGTCTTGTTGTCAGTGTTGCTAAGAAATATCAGGGAAAGGGGTTGGAACTGCTTGATCTGATCCAAGAAGGGTCCCTGGGACTTGAACGGGCTGTTGAGAAATTCGATCCAACTCGTGGCTACAAGTTTTCGACTTACGCCTTCTGGTGGATCCGACAAAGTATGACTCGGGCAATTGCTTGTCAGTCTCGCACAATTCGCCTCCCCATTCCCCTCAGTGAACGACTCACCACGATCAGCAAAGTAAGTTTGGATTTGGCTCACAAACTAGGTGCCATGCCTAGTCGTGTTGAGATTTCAGAAGCCATGGATATACCCCTCGAGGAGCTTGATTCGCTGTTGCGTCAGGCACTCACTACTAGCAGTCTTGATGCTCCGGTCAACGGTGAGGAAGGTCGCAGCTTTGTTGGTGATCTAATTGCAGATTCATCAGTTGACGAGCCCCTCGATATTGTTGAGCAACGCATCCATCACGAGCAACTGGGTCGTTGGCTCAGTCATCTTAGCGAGCAGGAGCGGGGTGTGCTTCGGCTTCGATTCGGATTAGAAGGTAACGAACGCCACACGCTTGCCGAAATTGGCCGACTCATGGATGTATCTCGCGAACGTGTACGACAGCTGGAACTCAAGGCACTACGAAAATTGCGCAATCTCACCCGACGTTTACCAAGCGGAATTTGA
- the mnmA gene encoding tRNA 2-thiouridine(34) synthase MnmA, with translation MALGVSITKAGEAALKRLRQWPGERRVAVGLSGGVDSSLTAALLVEAGWEVEGLTLWLMSGKGACCAEGLVDATGICEQLGIPHYILDIRETFQQDIVKRLVDGYQQGITPLPCSQCNRSVKFEPMLEWALSKRRISQVATGHYARIRYGGKGRRHQLLRGLDIHKDQSYFLYDLTQEVLGRTIFPLGELTKPDTRLEASRHSLRTAKKPESQDLCLVDHYGSMSAFLGTYLPPRQGEIVLKDGTVVGKHNGIEHFTIGQRKGLGVAWREALHVIKLDPARNHVVVAPRSEAGRQEATVGAVNWISIDPPTDPIDLQVQVRYRGTPVTARLTPCAATDDDRCRQRPHRCHLVFKTEQFSIAPGQAAVFYNGEQVLGGGLIQRDLETSQG, from the coding sequence ATGGCCCTTGGAGTAAGCATCACAAAAGCCGGGGAAGCCGCACTGAAGCGCTTGCGTCAGTGGCCTGGAGAGCGTCGAGTAGCTGTTGGACTTTCGGGCGGTGTGGACAGCTCGTTGACGGCTGCTCTCCTGGTGGAAGCTGGCTGGGAGGTGGAAGGATTGACGTTGTGGTTAATGAGTGGAAAAGGCGCTTGCTGTGCTGAAGGGCTAGTGGATGCCACAGGTATCTGTGAACAACTAGGCATCCCTCACTACATTTTAGACATTCGAGAGACTTTTCAACAAGACATTGTTAAACGACTGGTGGACGGCTACCAGCAGGGTATTACACCGCTGCCCTGTTCCCAGTGCAACCGTTCAGTGAAATTTGAACCAATGCTCGAATGGGCTCTGAGTAAGCGTAGAATCTCACAAGTTGCAACAGGGCATTACGCAAGGATTCGCTATGGCGGCAAAGGAAGGCGCCACCAACTTCTGCGAGGGTTGGATATCCACAAAGACCAGAGCTATTTTCTCTATGACTTAACCCAAGAAGTGCTTGGGCGCACCATTTTTCCGTTGGGTGAGTTGACTAAACCAGATACACGCCTGGAAGCCAGTCGCCATAGCCTCCGTACAGCTAAAAAGCCAGAAAGTCAGGATCTCTGCTTGGTTGACCATTACGGATCAATGAGTGCTTTTCTGGGAACTTATCTACCACCACGCCAAGGCGAGATTGTGCTGAAGGACGGAACTGTGGTAGGTAAGCACAACGGCATCGAGCATTTCACCATTGGCCAGCGCAAAGGACTCGGGGTTGCCTGGCGAGAGGCTTTGCATGTGATCAAACTAGATCCAGCCAGGAATCATGTTGTAGTAGCGCCTCGCTCCGAGGCCGGACGCCAAGAAGCTACCGTGGGGGCTGTCAACTGGATCTCAATTGATCCCCCTACAGACCCGATTGACCTACAAGTTCAAGTGCGGTACCGTGGCACCCCGGTTACCGCCCGCCTCACACCTTGTGCTGCAACTGACGATGACCGGTGCCGTCAGCGCCCCCATCGCTGCCATCTGGTCTTCAAAACTGAGCAATTTTCCATCGCTCCGGGCCAGGCAGCCGTGTTTTACAACGGAGAACAGGTGTTAGGGGGTGGGCTCATTCAGCGGGATCTCGAAACCAGCCAGGGATAG
- a CDS encoding apolipoprotein N-acyltransferase — protein MGLAEGGDSGLPCPATLTMGNHRLSPGWNAVLGGLFAGLAPSLGGPTLMLPALALLWSLAEYTHWCAIWGLLAVLVSHAWLLSLHPLTWMGVPAFLSLPLTVTLWLICGSCAAGLLALWSLLSQFCRCWFPQLKPCVRAFLLALVWAYAELILSNSPLFWIGVGTSTLPWDRPLAGLARWFGSYGLVVMQLIWGWWLWSLIECRVERLRRLLIGFGSILLAHSLGGVLLMAVPPAVGNLSLAAWQPAIPTREKLDAEQQSRLTSALVAALQAAENNQADALLAPEGVLPSGWQMPQEAPHVPLINGGFRWVKGQQRSTLQLFYPEADLPRPLLDKYRLVPIGEWIPPLLAGFTNGLSAVGGIHPSNSASRLILALDPPAAAAICYEIADGKALALATAQGASWLFSIANLDPYPLQLQHQFLAIAQLRAIESGRDLVSVANTGPTALISADGHVKQLLPPMQPGVATVEIKLRQGTGLYPWLVSRSR, from the coding sequence ATGGGATTAGCAGAAGGTGGGGATTCAGGATTACCTTGTCCTGCCACTTTGACCATGGGCAATCACCGACTGTCTCCTGGGTGGAATGCCGTCTTGGGTGGATTATTTGCTGGCCTTGCTCCTTCGCTAGGAGGTCCTACTTTAATGCTACCAGCATTGGCTCTACTGTGGTCGCTGGCTGAATACACTCATTGGTGTGCAATCTGGGGGTTGTTGGCTGTATTAGTCAGCCATGCCTGGCTGCTCTCCCTTCATCCACTTACATGGATGGGTGTGCCAGCTTTTTTGAGTTTGCCACTGACAGTCACCCTTTGGTTGATTTGTGGGAGTTGTGCCGCTGGTTTACTTGCTCTTTGGTCGCTTTTATCGCAGTTTTGTCGTTGCTGGTTTCCACAGCTGAAGCCTTGTGTCCGCGCGTTTCTTCTTGCACTGGTTTGGGCATACGCCGAGTTGATTTTGTCCAATTCGCCTTTGTTCTGGATTGGCGTTGGCACCAGCACGCTGCCCTGGGACAGACCTTTAGCCGGTTTAGCGCGCTGGTTTGGCTCCTATGGCCTGGTCGTTATGCAATTGATTTGGGGTTGGTGGCTTTGGAGTTTGATTGAGTGCCGAGTAGAGCGTCTTCGTCGACTATTAATTGGCTTTGGAAGCATTTTACTTGCCCATAGCCTCGGCGGCGTACTTTTAATGGCGGTTCCGCCTGCGGTAGGCAACCTTTCGCTAGCAGCATGGCAACCAGCAATTCCGACTCGCGAAAAGCTGGATGCTGAACAGCAAAGTCGTTTAACCTCGGCTTTGGTTGCCGCGCTGCAAGCTGCTGAGAACAATCAGGCTGATGCGCTGTTGGCACCAGAAGGTGTGCTTCCTTCTGGATGGCAGATGCCGCAAGAAGCACCGCATGTGCCTTTGATCAATGGCGGGTTTCGCTGGGTGAAAGGGCAACAGCGCAGCACATTGCAACTCTTTTATCCCGAAGCTGACCTACCTCGCCCCCTTCTTGATAAATATCGATTAGTGCCTATTGGGGAATGGATTCCACCTCTTCTGGCTGGTTTTACCAACGGTTTATCGGCTGTTGGAGGTATACATCCAAGTAATAGTGCATCGCGCTTAATCTTGGCGCTTGATCCGCCTGCCGCGGCTGCCATCTGCTATGAAATTGCAGACGGTAAGGCGCTAGCGCTAGCGACAGCTCAGGGAGCGAGTTGGCTGTTTTCTATCGCTAATCTCGACCCCTACCCTTTACAACTGCAGCATCAGTTTCTAGCTATTGCCCAATTGCGAGCAATCGAGTCAGGCCGTGATTTGGTCAGCGTTGCGAATACAGGGCCAACGGCTCTGATTTCAGCGGACGGACATGTGAAGCAACTGCTACCCCCAATGCAACCAGGCGTTGCCACAGTAGAGATAAAACTCCGACAGGGAACTGGACTCTATCCCTGGCTGGTTTCGAGATCCCGCTGA
- a CDS encoding FKBP-type peptidyl-prolyl cis-trans isomerase, with product MRDILISTTVCVACLILACVSQLIVPSTVTAAPQAQATVVHTKFKAAAPVSKFELDPDNPNPILFAMAPEADQTGLSTFSEPMDVPDARLLASGLKITELEMGTGEEATSGRTVVVNYKGTLENGKEFDSSYGRGPFSFLLGAGRVIRGWEEGVAGMKVGGKRKLVIPPDLAYGDRGAGGGVIPPKATLVFEVELLDVRK from the coding sequence ATGCGCGACATCCTTATTTCTACGACGGTGTGTGTGGCTTGCTTGATTCTGGCTTGCGTGAGCCAACTAATTGTTCCCTCGACGGTGACGGCGGCACCACAGGCTCAGGCCACTGTGGTGCATACCAAATTCAAAGCAGCTGCACCGGTATCCAAATTTGAACTGGATCCAGACAATCCAAATCCAATCCTTTTTGCTATGGCTCCTGAGGCTGACCAAACTGGCCTTTCCACTTTCAGTGAACCGATGGACGTCCCAGATGCCCGTCTCCTTGCAAGTGGCCTTAAGATTACGGAACTAGAAATGGGCACTGGCGAGGAAGCCACTTCAGGCCGGACAGTCGTAGTGAATTACAAAGGAACCCTCGAAAATGGCAAAGAATTTGATAGTAGCTACGGTCGCGGCCCTTTTAGCTTTCTTTTGGGGGCTGGACGGGTGATTAGAGGCTGGGAGGAAGGAGTTGCCGGCATGAAAGTGGGTGGTAAGCGTAAGCTGGTGATACCGCCCGATTTAGCCTACGGCGACCGTGGTGCTGGTGGTGGCGTCATTCCTCCGAAAGCAACTTTGGTATTTGAAGTTGAACTGCTCGACGTAAGGAAGTGA
- the sodN gene encoding superoxide dismutase, Ni, translated as MLRSAFNAFVRALPASTVEAHCDGPCGVYDPASARVAAEAVLSMTKKLKALEAPDAGDAATLAAYNNTFGRFVAIKEEEAQKTKKELLILWTDYFKPDHLATFPDLHDTFWKATKLCSACKVHIDQGKAEELMSTVEKIHGMFWRSKGRDEVWVTAS; from the coding sequence ATGCTTCGCTCAGCCTTCAACGCTTTTGTTCGCGCTCTACCTGCTTCTACTGTCGAAGCTCATTGCGATGGTCCCTGTGGCGTCTACGACCCTGCTTCTGCTCGAGTGGCAGCTGAGGCAGTTCTTTCAATGACTAAAAAGCTAAAAGCACTTGAAGCACCAGACGCCGGAGATGCTGCCACTCTAGCTGCTTACAACAACACCTTCGGCCGCTTCGTAGCTATTAAGGAGGAAGAAGCACAAAAGACCAAGAAAGAGTTGTTAATCCTTTGGACCGACTACTTCAAACCTGATCACTTGGCCACTTTCCCAGATCTTCACGACACCTTTTGGAAAGCAACCAAATTATGTAGTGCTTGCAAAGTTCATATCGATCAGGGCAAAGCTGAGGAGTTGATGTCTACCGTCGAAAAAATTCATGGTATGTTTTGGCGGTCAAAAGGTCGTGATGAAGTCTGGGTCACCGCTTCCTGA
- the sodX gene encoding nickel-type superoxide dismutase maturation protease, giving the protein MLLKVQGVSMLPTLGPGDRIVVKPLAVDASLPSCGSIVVVWHPWKSNLRLIKRLHKVDRNGMILLGDNLSASTDSRQLGAFSPKAVVGVVVSKIG; this is encoded by the coding sequence TTGCTCTTAAAGGTTCAAGGTGTATCGATGCTTCCGACACTGGGCCCGGGGGATCGTATTGTCGTCAAGCCTTTAGCAGTCGATGCATCTCTCCCATCCTGTGGTTCTATTGTGGTTGTTTGGCATCCCTGGAAATCAAATCTTCGTCTGATCAAACGTCTTCATAAGGTGGATAGAAATGGCATGATTCTTCTGGGTGATAACCTCTCGGCCAGTACAGACAGTAGACAATTGGGGGCTTTTTCGCCAAAGGCCGTGGTTGGCGTTGTAGTATCTAAAATCGGCTAG
- a CDS encoding hydantoin utilization protein A, giving the protein MLISLLAGFAAGALHVVSGADHLVAMTPFSLRRPAAALRAGLAWGAGHSVGVVALTLIAITFKDLVHIEEMSMRAEFLVGVALLIGGGLAVRNAFNLELHNHKHHHHNSNAAHHHVHLHIRDQSNHHHHVASGLGLLHGLAGASHLLAMIPALALPPLSALAYLMAYLGGSIVAMATVVGMLSFITFKSSSRMLPLLLGCAGGLSIATGAFWVQKTSAPTF; this is encoded by the coding sequence TTGCTGATTAGCCTTCTTGCGGGCTTTGCGGCCGGTGCCCTACATGTTGTGAGTGGGGCAGACCACCTCGTAGCAATGACCCCTTTCTCATTGCGGCGGCCGGCGGCAGCACTCCGGGCCGGTTTGGCTTGGGGAGCTGGTCATTCAGTCGGCGTTGTGGCTCTCACCTTAATAGCAATCACTTTTAAAGACTTAGTCCACATTGAAGAAATGTCAATGCGGGCTGAATTTTTAGTTGGCGTTGCACTTCTAATTGGTGGTGGCCTAGCAGTTCGTAACGCTTTCAATCTTGAACTGCACAACCATAAACACCATCACCACAACAGCAACGCAGCCCACCATCATGTTCATCTACATATCCGCGATCAAAGCAACCACCATCATCATGTCGCTTCTGGCCTGGGTCTTCTACATGGTTTGGCCGGAGCCAGTCATCTTCTGGCAATGATTCCTGCATTGGCCCTACCTCCTTTAAGTGCCCTTGCCTATTTGATGGCTTACTTAGGGGGATCGATTGTAGCGATGGCGACTGTTGTCGGTATGCTTTCTTTTATCACCTTTAAAAGCAGTTCACGTATGTTGCCGCTGCTGCTGGGTTGCGCTGGTGGACTATCAATAGCGACCGGAGCTTTCTGGGTTCAAAAGACCTCGGCTCCAACGTTCTAA
- the trpC gene encoding indole-3-glycerol phosphate synthase TrpC, which yields MKIRRRPPNPKIQVAHLEYAIPHDEEEPRNILEKIVWQKDYEIAVARQKIPLDRLKQQIKELPPTRNFTTALHSAGIRPAVIAELKKASPSKGVIREHFNPVTIATAYAAGGATCLSVLTDKNFFQGGFDVLISVRQTVDLPLLCKEFVLSPYQLFQARAAGADAVLLIAAILTDQDLYYLNKVAQSLDLDVLVEVHNSIEMERVLTIGGFSLIGINNRDLITFETDLATTEHLVNQFSDRLFQKDATVVSESGIFTRSDLNRMRVAGVKAVLIGEALMLQNDVESALKQLVEA from the coding sequence ATGAAGATCCGTCGTCGTCCTCCTAATCCCAAGATTCAAGTGGCTCATCTTGAGTACGCTATTCCACATGATGAAGAGGAGCCGCGTAATATTCTTGAAAAAATTGTGTGGCAAAAAGATTACGAGATAGCAGTTGCCCGTCAAAAAATACCGCTAGACAGACTTAAGCAGCAGATCAAGGAACTGCCGCCCACACGAAATTTCACAACGGCACTCCATTCTGCTGGGATAAGGCCGGCGGTAATAGCTGAGTTAAAGAAAGCCAGTCCCAGCAAAGGAGTGATACGTGAACACTTTAACCCTGTTACCATTGCGACAGCTTACGCTGCTGGAGGTGCAACCTGTTTATCGGTACTCACCGATAAGAATTTTTTTCAAGGAGGGTTTGATGTATTAATTAGCGTGCGTCAGACCGTCGATCTTCCTTTGTTATGTAAAGAGTTTGTTTTGAGTCCGTATCAGCTTTTTCAGGCGCGAGCCGCTGGAGCAGATGCAGTACTTCTGATTGCTGCAATCCTCACAGATCAGGATCTTTACTATCTGAATAAAGTAGCTCAGTCCCTAGACTTGGATGTGCTGGTAGAAGTTCATAACTCCATCGAAATGGAGCGGGTCCTTACAATAGGTGGATTTTCGTTGATTGGTATCAACAATCGAGACCTCATTACTTTCGAAACAGACTTAGCCACTACAGAACATTTAGTGAATCAATTTAGTGATCGCTTGTTTCAGAAGGATGCTACAGTCGTAAGTGAGTCGGGAATCTTCACCCGATCAGATCTGAATCGTATGCGGGTGGCTGGAGTCAAGGCAGTGCTGATAGGGGAAGCGTTGATGCTTCAAAATGACGTCGAGTCCGCTCTCAAACAACTGGTTGAGGCTTGA